The Glycine max cultivar Williams 82 chromosome 17, Glycine_max_v4.0, whole genome shotgun sequence genome contains the following window.
GGGCACCCGCTGGGCCGTCCTCCTCGCCGGTTCCAATGGCTACTGGAATTACAGACATCAGGTCCATCTCATACACATGacacttcaatttttatatctttgatttctTAAATAAGTTCTGGGGTTCTAAtcttgtagaaaaaaaaaatatgattaaaagaagaaattaactTTTATCAATATCAtagtaatagaaaataaaattaaaaaaaaaatcatctaaatATAAATCATCCAACTGAATAAACGTCCACACCTGTCAGACTTGATATTCAAGAAACTGTGAAACTATCTGATTGAGCACAAGTGGACCTCTGATATTTGGACCTAAATACCTAATGATAACAATTTCTAGAAAGCATGCTGAATAAATAGGTGTGACTCCCTTTGGTCACGTCAGGTCTTAACCGAGATTAGGACTCTTCAGCGGGTATTTTTTTGAATAGAGGGGGTGTTCTTAGCcacaattaattattacaaaatataacaattttctGTTATATGAAAATCCGGTTACTTTaagtatattcaaattaaaacgtACACATATAATTCctcacaatttcaattttttattattatttatagataaaataatatatgcgCCAGCAATACAAAATactatcattcaatcacaaatcttataaataacagcactttacattaataatatatagtCATTAAACTcgtaatattattattactttttgcTTTAATGATTTAGAGTACTCTCTTTCTTCCTTGTGGTGATGGTGTATAGAAACATGGTGGAGAGAAGTGAGACATGCATATCGTAGCATGTTTCTGCGTTTGAGTCATTCAGCTTGGCTAAGAACTTGTTCTTTCGGTTCTTGCTAGCTTATTGTTATAACCAGCAGATGTACTGGAAAATACCAACCTTAGCTGTTGggttttaatttaaagttaaaatatagGAATAGTTACACACTTGTCCACTTGTTCTTAAAAAGTTGCAACTATCTCCCTTactttatatattattcttattcttatatGTTGACATCTATTGTTTTTGAAAAGTTACGTACAGATATATATGTAAGGACCATATGCATAGTAGGGTAGAAAAACTGTGAttagaagaaaatatattattgatcCCGTACACAACACTCAATCAATATCAATTCGTCCCCAGTATGAAAACGATTGCAATAATATATAGTCTTTTTACGTAAAATCATCTACAAAGTTATCTCtgacaaaattgaaaatgattgacaccttaataatttaattcaacattatatgtatgtattttaattgtttagttTTAATGTTAAGTCTTTGTTGTTCTATCAGGCTGATGTTTGTCACGCCTATCAAATACTAAGGAAAGGTGGcctgaaagaagaaaatattattgtttttatgtaTGATGACATTGCATTCAATGGGGAAAACCCAAGGCCTGGAGTCATCATTAACAAACCAGATGGAGGTGATGTTTATGAAGGAGTTCCAAAGGTAAGTTATGTTAGTTTTTTAACATCCCGTATTTTATTGCTATTTCAAGTTGAGTAAATTACCCCAATCATTTTTGAGGTTTTGTGAAATTACACaaacacttttgtttttttaaccatTACAAAAACCTTTCTTGTAAGGGGTGTTAGTGTAATATATAAGAGGGTGTCGGTGTAACGCCTTCAAACATATGAGGGTGTTAAtgtaatgttttcaaaaataaaagggtGTTATGTGTATTATGAAAAAAACTTAGAGGGTCCAAGTGTAATTTGTTTTCAAGTTTGATAGGTTCTAATATGAATTGTTTTATGGCAGGATTACACCGGCGAAGATGTTACTGTTGGTAACTTTTTTGCTGCTTTACTTGGAAACAAGTCGGCACTTACTGGTGGCAGTGGGAAGGTTGTGGACAGTGGACCTGATGATCATATATTTGTATACTATACTGACCATGGAGGTCCAGGGGTGCTCGGTTAGTAGCTCTAAATTCTTTCACTGAAAATTTTGATCAAAGTCATGGATTGGATTATGGTTTATACGGGTTTCAGTATGGTATAGGCCTTGATTGAGGTTGTTACTGACAAATAGTGTGTCTACTATCGttgtttgattgattgtgtttacaTTTTCTTGATTATGCATGAGTAGAATGAAACCTCTAAATATTTCAGTGTCAGCTATGATTTCCTCAAAGTGGTGTTTGTGTTCTGTGGTATTGGATAGAATCGCACAATAAAGTGAAAATTGCATACAAATCAATGATGTATCTAAAGAGGATGATATATTTCAAAACTACCTTCTGtttgttagaattttttattatctctaatattttttttgtaattctgtATTTTCAAAAGGAATAAGGGTTAAAGGGAAACTAGGTGTTATGCATCAATGCATCATAGCTGGACTATCACATATTTGTGAACTGATTACATTAGCTTATGATCTAAATGTCTATTCAACAAATGGTTATACTATACATTCATCATGTCTAATACAACTTTTATTACGTACTGAGATGAAAATCATGCATTGTAGTTTTATAGTCCTATTTATCCATTATCATATTGTCACTCTTTTCTAGAGACTTTTTTATGTCCCATGATTCAGTAATGGCCTGTCTGTATTTCTTTTTTGAGTTCTTTTTCAATACATGTGGATAACATGAAGGGTAAATTACAGTTACCAGaggaaaaggagaaaagaagagggagagaggggtGGGATATGTGGTCTTCAGTGTTTTTGCTATCCAATTTGTCTTTTGACCATTATTTCTTCTGTCAACATTTCTATTGGATCATTACATGACAAAGTGAATCTTCCTACCAATAATATTAATATCTGCTCTATTTCTTGTTTTGGGACATGGGAATGGATTTTAGGGATGCCTGCTGGTCCTTACTTATATGCGGATGATCTGATTGAAGTCTTGAAGAAAAAACATGCTTCTGGAACGTATAAAAACCTAGTAAGTCACTAATATAGTTATCCTCTTCTTAATTTTGGTACCAATCCTGTTTAAGCTGTTTAATAATACTACCTCTGGTCCCTATTATAAGCAACAAGTGTAATGTATTTTTACACTACACTTATTACTTATAATAAGGACCGGTGGTAGTATCATGTTtggatttgattattttttaggtAACTAATTTTTCCTCCCAAAAGCTCTCTCACAAAGCTTTTGGGGGCTATGGTTATAAGCTGTTTTGAACACAAAATAAGCTAAATTGACCCCACACTAAATTATATTTGGATTTACATGATGGTAATGCAGGTATTTTATCTGGAGGCATGTGAATCTGGGAGTATCTTTGAAGGTCTTCTTCCCGAAGATATCAATATTTATGCAACCACAGCTTCCAATGCAGAAGAAAGTAGTTGGGGAACATATTGCCCTGGGGAGTATCCTAGTCCTCCCCCAGAATATTCAACCTGCTTGGGTGATCTGTACAGTGTTGCTTGGATGGAAGACAGGTATGTGCATAATAAGTAATCATAAATGAGATTTATGTGAATATGTGATGATACTTATATACTCATGATCCATGCAATCACAATGGAGTAGTTCAATGCCTGTGACTGCTGTATTGTGTCTGTCTCTATAAGAGTTGTATATACTAATTGTTTGTACATTGAAAGCtttttatagtaaaattatatttatttttgcacttactatttttttgttagatcagaagaattttattttatataagtaatgtaaattttttagggaTTAATGTTAATTTTCTTTACTTGTGAGCAGTGACAGACACAATTTACGAACAGAAACTCTGCATCAACAATATAAATTGGTAAGTTATTGTTGCTaacttgatttaattttttaaattaaatggatATAAATTGAAGAATATAATTCAATAGCTTGATTGCTTAGTTACAAGTGagattgtttttcttaatttaactCTTGGTTTAATTTTATGGGTGAAACATTGTGTTAAGAAATGTGTGACTGATGTCTTCTTTACTCTTGTGCTTACAGGTTAAAGAGAGGACTATATCTGGAGATTCATACTATGGCTCTCACGTGATGCAGTATGGTGATGTACGGCTTAGCAGTGATGTTCTCTTCCATTATTTGGGTACAGATCCTGCTAATGATAATTTCACTTTTGTGGACGAAAACTCCTTATGGTCACCTTCAAAACCAGTCAACCAACGTGATGCTGATCTCATCCATTTTTGGGATAAGGTATCTTGTTTGTGCAATATctgttatttttatgttattgatTAATTGCTTGATCATGTCATCACCAGTGACAACCAATGAACATATGTGATGAACTGATAATGGGAACAAACCATATTGTTTGCTTAAATTAGTTGAGTAGTGTGTCTGAGTTGTCGTGAACTCCCCGATACctaagtttaatttctatggataaaaaaattaatgttccCCAGTGTTGAGAGTAAagtagaagagttatgaccagATATTTTGAGTATTTGTATGCAGTAGAACTTAACTAGTAAGATATCACATATGAGGAAGTAAAATCGATAGATTTGGAAAGTTATGTACATCTCATGCCTTGTTGCTATTGAAACATGGAGGAGTTGCTAGCAAGTAACCCTCTTTTCCCTTGGATGTTTGGCACCAAATGCTAAAACTACAAGAAAATAAAGCTTGCAATCTGATGCCACATTTTATTAAGTGGGTCATTAAATTTTgcttattatatattcattatattgTATATGTATATCTTCTTGACTCTGTCTTCACTGTTTATTGCCAGTTCCGCAAAGCTCCTGAGGGTTCTCTCAGGAAAAATGCAGCTCAGAAACAAGTTTTGGAAGCAATGTCTCATAGAATGCATGTAGACAACAGTGTAAAACTTATTGGGAAGCTTTTATTTGGTATTGAAAAGGGTCCAGAAGTACTCAACGCTGTTAGACCGGCAGGATCGGCACTTGTTGATGATTGGCACTGCCTTAAAACCATGGTATCATTTTTGTTCTGAAGCCATATGATAGATAGACTTTTCGTATAAAAATGAGCTTAAGATCTATCTCTGAacagtgtaaaattttttacactGTCAATTGATAAAAAGTTATCTCAAAGatgacttaaaaataattattataaaaacttttacactgtgaattgataaaaaaaattatgtcaaagatgactttaacataattattatattataaaagtcaataaaattattgtatatgataatttttaattgattaaccgCGTAAAAACTCTCTGTGCTGTTGGCGcatatattatttactctaaAAATATAGTATAATAGAATTAGATTCATTGCTTATTGGCTTGATCCTTGAAACAATGATGAAGTTGAGCTTTGTGATGGATTCTAATTGCATAATGACCTCTTTACACATGAACAAGGGCAAAGATTATTGTGAGACCTTAACAAGGGCAAACATTGTTGAACTAGAACATGGAATTGACACTCTTTTCTTGATTTCAGTATAGCATCTCTTGTTCACCTTGGTTTATGACAAAATGCTTCACCGTTTAATCTATTTTGAATGCAGGTGAGGACTTTTGAGACACATTGTGGATCCTTGTCTCAGTATGGCATGAAACATATGAGGTCCTTTGCAAACATCTGCAATGTAGGGATAAAGAATGAGCAAATGGCTGAGGCCTCTGCACAAGCTTGTGTCTCTATTCCTTCCAATCCTTGGAGTTCTCTGCAAAGGGGTTTCAGTGCATAATAATTCCTGTAATGTGCACCAGTAAAGACCAAAGTATGATTATTGTTACATTATGCTATATGATTGTACttgtatatacatattttgtccCGCCTTTGTAAATACAATTGGGACACTACTAGGATTGGGAAGAAGGGTCTTTACATTTTTAGTTTGGCAAATAGATATTGCAACTACCTTTGTATAAATCTATTTCTGAAGAAGCAATTACAACTTTCAAGGGATGATAGCATTTTGTGGCATAAGGATTAAGGAGGCATAAAGGACCAATTGCTTTGGAATATTCACTCATGACAAGGCACAAGGTCATGCGTGTATGCCAACACATAGTAATGATGTGTGTTTTTATTCAGTAGGCAACTGGCAGATCGGGTTTTCCCTTGTCActtttgtataattattttggaAGAATTTATGATGTCAAAGTTATTGTTTAATATTAATGGCGacattgtatttattatttgtaaaatattgGGACTCAACTATGCTTTGGTACCTTTACAACAGAGTCATTAGGATAAAGTACGACTATTCTATTAGTTGTGATTATTTTGTTGATGCTTTTGTTTATCTAAAGTTggtgataatttttatttcaaggaCAACTTAAAAGCATggcattaaaattaaataagaatagtTATCTTGGTGTATTTTTCCGAATTGAGTTATAGTATAAACTtagtcaaaattttaaaatatatctcgAAACAGACTTGcattcaaattttattgaaatcaTTATCATAAGAGGTTCTCTTATGTGCATCATAATATATAAGGGATCAAACGTTCTAACCTAACATTTATCTTATGAAAAGAAAAGGGGAGGCAGGGGGGCAATAGAATCGTAGAACAACAGAAGTAAAAGGACAGAGGATCATAAGCTCTAAAAATAGGATCTCATTTTAAACGTGTTAGATCCCAAAACTTACACGAGTGTGTGCATTTTAATAAGTGACTGCCCCAAAAGTAAATCGCAATTGATAAAAGAGTAAGGTCACGTTTTActaatcttctttttttatgaaacaagagaaattttttataagGAATCTAACCGAGTTGCATATTCATGATTTAAATTTGAgatcattaattatattaaaataacttcTAACCAATTAATTCACACGTTTAGTGGTGacctattattaaataaaaaacataagtatatttaatgtattttaaatatatgattttttgtatttatcgAGTAAAACAATTAGTTGTGAAAAATATTGTAATGTTCCCATGCACATACCACAACAATCAgaaatatatctaaaaattgGGAAAGAAAAATGATAGTAACAACTTTGTCATTCTCTAAAattcaacaaatatttaaatgttattaaattagctaagtaaaaatgtaaaataactattttataaatttttcgaACATGACTCTAGCTTATTTAAAGAACACATGGCACAAGGTTGTTCTAACTTAAAGCTTATTAATACTCATGTGTTGCTTATCATTTTGTTAAAGTTTGTTTATTATCTTACTCCAAAGttgtagaaaggaaaaaaaaaaaagactcacaAAGAGGTTGGCTTAAATTGCAAGAATTTGAAGGTTTCCAATAGGATCTCACTAACCTATTGATATCATCATGAGTAACTCAAGCAACCATGAAACGAAAAGTCCTTCTTTGATTAGTTTGCTCAACATTAACCTCCAATTTTATCAAAAGAGGCTTGTGATAAACCGTAACATCCTAGAAATTCAACCCCCAATGCAAATTCATCACCACTCTATCAAGCCTTTGCTCCAAATTCCCTCTTTTCCAAGTAAACGAATATCCTTGGAAACCAGCGTCAAAGAGCTCACAATCCTTCGCCATTTGATTAAAGCCTAAAACATCTATAAAAGACAAAGAATGAGAGTCATATTTCCTTTAATGAGAATGAAGGATAGAATTAAAATCCCCCACAACCGCCCATGCACTATCAATATCCAAGACTAGAGACCTCAAATCATCCCACAAACTTTGACGAAGCGTAAAAAGATGATTATTCTTAAACAACAGTCAGAAGCCAAGCATTAAATTCCTCCAACAAACTCTTATATGAACAAATTAAGATGAGTGCTaaaaaatttccacctttcacaTAGTCGAATCCCATAGGCACCAAATACCACCAAAGTGCCCACGAGCTTTCTCAACAAAATAACTGTTAAACCCATCCTCTGAATAAGACACTAAGCTTTCTTTCCACAATATTGCAtctccaaaagaaaaataagagaagtaaaacattttcttcTTATCTTAGTCATAAGATTCACAAACCCTTTACTCTTCTTACCTATACAATTCTAGTATCACCTAATTGACAAACAATCGCACTTTTGATTTCCATATCTAAAGATGCAACAATCTTTGCTTATTATCTTCATATACATTAATAACATTCTCTTCCAACACATCCTACTTGTAATCCCTTCCAAAAACAAAACCTGTGcctattttttgaaaaacacaaGTCATTTATAAGACTTCATCATCTTTGACACTGCATTCAATACCCTTGTTTGAACTCACCACAAAAATACATTTTGAccttcttctccctttgatcaTTGAAACTGATCATGACACAAAAGCTTGGTGAGTGGCGCGGCCAAAGCAGCATACCCCTTGATGAACCTTTGGTAAAATCCAGCCAGCCCGAGGAAACCACGCAAGGCTTGTGGTGACCGTGGTGTTGGCCATTGTTGAATGGCTTGCACTTTTCTTGACATCGGTCGAACTCCCTCTCCTGACACGAGATGGCCGAGATATTCAAGCTGTTGTTGAGCGAATGTACACTTTGAAAGTTTAAGGGAGAACTTGCCATTCCTGAGAACCTGAAAAGCGCTTTCCAAATGCAGGAGATGATCAGAAAAACTTCTGCTATATATCAAAATGTCATCGAAGAAGACAATGATGAATTTACGCAGGAATGGCTGGAACAATTGGTTCATTGTAGCCTGGAAAGAAGATGGTGCATTACATAGCCCGAATGGCATTACGCGAAATTCGTAATGTCCATGGTGAGTGCGGAACGCGATTTTGTTGATATCTGCTTCGTTCATCAGGATTTGATGGTATCCTTGCATCAAGTCGAGTTTGGAAAACCATCGAGCACCGCCGAGTTCAACAAGAAACTCGTCAATGGTGGGTATCGAAAAATGGTCGTGCACAATGATGGTGTTGAGGGCTCTATAGTCTACACAAAACCGCCAAGAGCCATCCTTCTTCTTCACTAATAACACTGGTGAAGAGAAGGGACTTGAACTTGGTTGAATGAAACCACTCGCAAGCATGGAAGCCACTTGATCTTCAATGTCTTGCTTCTGAAAATATGGGTACCGGTAGGGACGCACGTTCATCGGAGTGAAGTTTGGAAGTAAGGTGATTGTATGGTTAGTTGGGCGAGAGGGAGGCAAGGTATTCAAGGGTTGAAACAGGTCTGCGTATTTAGTGGTGAATTGGGTAATGGCTGAAGGTGTAGACTCGACTGTTGACTCTGAGGTAGTGGGTGGGTCAAGTCGAATGTGGAAAAAGGTACAGGATGTGTTGGTGTGAAGCAGCCGACGAAGCTGCGAGGGCAACACTAACTCAAAGTTCTTTTCACGATCCCTATGCAACTCGATTAATTTACCCACAATGATGAATTTCATAGTTAAAGTTGTATAATATGTAAGGACCGGGCCAAGAGTCTTCAACCATTGTACCCCAAGCACAACATCGGCATCGCAAAGGGGTAGGATATGGAAATTAATGGTGAAGGAGTGGTCCTGAATTTGGACCGTAACCGCTTGACATAGCTGATGACAGTGAAGCTCATCGCCGTTGCCTACTGTGACTTTGAATGGAGTGGTCTCTGTCGGAGAAAGGCCTAGGGTGAGCACCATGCGATGATGGAGGAAGTTATGGGTGTTGTCTCCATCGATCAGAATGCTGATTGGTTGATCCTCAATGATGTCGGTCATGCGTAGTGTTTCCGGTGCCAAATGGCCGGACAGGGCATGTAGGCTAAGCTGGGCTGGAGGAGGTTCTGGTAGAAGGTCATGAGATGGCGATGGTGGGTGTGATTGAATTGAGTCTAGCTGTAGTTCCTCGTCATCAGTGACCAGGAGGAACAGGGAGGAAGCGCACTTGTGGCCTCTGGAATATTTCTCATCACAATGGAAGCACAATCCCTTTTCACGACGGACGGCGAGTTCCTCCGGCGTCAGTCGTTTAAAAGGTATGGACGGTGATGGGTTACAGGCGGGTGTTGGAAGAAGAGGTGGAACCGAAGGTGCAGAGGGAGCGCGCGAAGCCAGAGAACTAGAAGCGGAAATGGCCGACTGATATGTATTACAACAAGAGTCGAGGATCTTTTCCTCCTGAAGGCGAGCGTACGCCACTGCCTAAGTGAAGGAAATGGGCTGAAGAACTTGAACCTCTCTGCGTATGGCGGGACTCAGGCCAGATATAAAACAACTAAGCAAAAAAGGAGCCGGAAGACCTATTATACGATTAGTTAGAGCCACAAACTCCGACAAATAGACATTCACCGAGGAGCGTTGCGTAAGTTTGCAAAGTAGACCTGTTGGATCTTCATAAGTGGAGGAAGCAAAACTAGAGTGCAGAGCATGGAGGAACGCAAACTACGACGAGAGCTGAGCATTACGGTGCATCCATTGAAACCAAGCCAAAGCTGATCCCTCCATGTAGAAGGAGGCGATGGTTAAGCGTTCCTGATCCGGTGTCGAGTGGTACTCAAAAAACTGAGTTATCTAAAAGATCCAGCCTGTAGGATCGATGTCGTCAAAGCGAGGTACGTCCAACTTCATACGGTGGTTGGTGTCGGCCATGGAACCAGCAGAAGGCCCCGACTATAACGAGGACGATGTATGTGGATGGTCGTGTGAGGTTTCGAGTTGTGACATGCGATGAAGAAGATCATCGACTTTGGAGGACATGGAGAGGTGAGAAGCGGTGAGTTTAGCAATAGCCTCCTCCAAGTGATCGGAGGACGAGGAAGATGTTTTAGAGCGGGTGGCGCCCGCTATggcaatgaaagcaccaatgatACACTTGGATTTCGAGGACCAAGTACCCTCCCAGAATTAAAGATAAGAGATAGCTGAAGGAGTATATTATTTCTGATGAGAAGCACTTATTACATGAGATATTTATAGTGGTAAGGATAAGGGACATGGACCCGACAACACGAACGGAAAAGATAGCTATATCAAGGAATTATCCCACACTGAAAGATATTCTTTGATATTCTACTAATGACCTAGCTACACATTACAATCCTAGCTACTGTTACGTGCTTCTTGCATGGTGCATGACACTCTACACGTTTCGCACGTACTCCTCTAAATAGGCTCGAatccttttcttccttttgggccttgtCTCACCTACTTCTTACACCTCCATTGTTTCCTCTAGACCCTTATATTCGTAAGCGTATCATCGATCTTACTCAAAACCCTAAAAGAGTTATCTTCTTTCACCCATATTAATCTATAACTATCTTTATGAAACACATATAGTCTATTCTAATTATCAGTTAGTGGATGAGATcacacttttaaatttttttatatattatttgttgttttatataaaatttattaaaaaaaacttacttttaatgtaatttgtataaaatatttttatttaatatacgtAGAAATGACTGTATCAACACATTTATTCTTAACTAAAAAcatcaatttatttatgaataaaaagagaaaaaaataacataaataatattttccttatctgttattatagataaaaaagaCTGTATGAACATCATTGCTTATTATTATAATCAATATTAACTTATGtacataaaataagtaaaagacCCGACATATGATCAGTGATCGCAGAAAATGGAGACCAAAGAGAAACAAATCAATGTTCTGGTGGTTTAGTAAATGGTGATGATAAAACTAACCATCATCAGGTTAACTAACCCTAGTTAACTTGCTATACCCACCATCATTTCTAGGCGCGAGAAGTAACcaataagaaagtaaaataaaacaaaaaatagttttaaaatagaAGTAATAAATAATCAGGATCTGACGGCTCTGCAGATTCCGTCAATTGGAGTAACGCCGTTAGACAAATTAAACGGCAGAAATAAACGACGTAACGGGTTTCTATGTATGGTTCAAGCGAGGGTAAGCGAGAGCCGTCAGATCAGAGATC
Protein-coding sequences here:
- the LOC100784318 gene encoding vacuolar-processing enzyme — protein: MATLLLPTLLLLIPFATLVSARPHLAGDFLRLPSETDNDDNVQGTRWAVLLAGSNGYWNYRHQADVCHAYQILRKGGLKEENIIVFMYDDIAFNGENPRPGVIINKPDGGDVYEGVPKDYTGEDVTVGNFFAALLGNKSALTGGSGKVVDSGPDDHIFVYYTDHGGPGVLGMPAGPYLYADDLIEVLKKKHASGTYKNLVFYLEACESGSIFEGLLPEDINIYATTASNAEESSWGTYCPGEYPSPPPEYSTCLGDLYSVAWMEDSDRHNLRTETLHQQYKLVKERTISGDSYYGSHVMQYGDVRLSSDVLFHYLGTDPANDNFTFVDENSLWSPSKPVNQRDADLIHFWDKFRKAPEGSLRKNAAQKQVLEAMSHRMHVDNSVKLIGKLLFGIEKGPEVLNAVRPAGSALVDDWHCLKTMVRTFETHCGSLSQYGMKHMRSFANICNVGIKNEQMAEASAQACVSIPSNPWSSLQRGFSA